A stretch of Henckelia pumila isolate YLH828 chromosome 4, ASM3356847v2, whole genome shotgun sequence DNA encodes these proteins:
- the LOC140864258 gene encoding uncharacterized protein: MSRAETLSLIQLVLWKKPRRLWKCSIFTHLYKYLKEANRADSISFVDPGHIPTCPIDRDDSHLSQHIANQLEAVCRDSICLIPYNTGYHWILTIVNEDKNMIYLLDSTTNRCRDEEWKKIVTNGVKMYNASRGIPRGPLFKQLTGNIKQSGSVECGFCVMKYMKDIVECENLHLDKMYSGSIRNQYYDQAQFDEIRSEWSEFVYSYVGS, translated from the exons ATGAGCAGAGCAGAGACTTTGAGTTTGATACAATTAGTATTGTGGAAGAAGCCAAGAAGGCTGTGGAAATGTTCCATATTTAC TCACCTCTATAAATATTTGAAGGAAGCAAACCGGGCTGATAGTATTTCATTTGTGGATCCTGGCCACATACCTACATGCCCAATTGACAGAGATGACAGTCACTTATCACAACATATTGCTAACCAGTTGGAAGCAGTGTGTAGAGACAGCATATGCCTCATCCCATACAACACTgg gTACCATTGGATCTTGActatcgtcaatgaagataaaaatatgatCTATTTGCTGGACTCTACTACTAACAGATGTCGAGATGAGGAATGGAAAAAGATAGTGACAAA TGGGGTCAAGATGTACAATGCTTCAAGAGGTATTCCTAGAGGGCCACTTTTTAAACAATTGACG GGTAATATAAAACAAAGTGGTTCGGTTGAATGCGGATTTTGTGTGATGAAGTATATGAAAGATATAGTTGAATGTGAAAATCTACATTTGGATAAAATG tATTCAGGATCCATCAGGAACCAATATTACGACCAAGCTCAATTTGACGAAATTAGAAGTGAATGGAGCGAATTCGTCTACTCCTATGTAGGTTCATAA
- the LOC140861980 gene encoding protein HOTHEAD-like, translating into MSTSSHIIENILRSKAFTNFTQCDKETMEKLTNTSVQANVNLIHKHSNDTESLEHFCKDTVITIWHYHGGCHVRKLVSSDYKFFGANDLRVIDGSTFHYSPGTNPQATVMMMGRYMGMKILGERLRTTAGV; encoded by the exons ATGAGCACGAGCAGCCACATCATAGAGAATATTCTTAGGTCGAAAGCGTTCACCAACTTCACGCAGTGTGACAAGGAAACGATGGAGAAGCTGACCAACACAAGCGTGCAAGCCAATGTGAACCTCATTCACAAGCACTCCAATGACACCGAATCATTGGAACATTTTTGCAAAGACACGGTCATCACTATCTGGCATTACCATGGAGGGTGTCATGTGCGCAAGCTGGTGAGCtctgattataaattttttggaGCCAACGATCTTCGTGTCATCGATGGTTCGACGTTCCATTATTCTCCTGGGACTAATCCTCAAGCCACAGTCATGATGATGGGCAG GTACATGGGAATGAAGATACTTGgagaaagactaagaacaaccgctggtgtttaa
- the LOC140860223 gene encoding chaperonin CPN60-like 2, mitochondrial — translation MYRAAAAIASPSRSSTSRSLVKVCSRVVSIRNFVAKDVNFGIGARAAMLAGVDELAEAVKVTMGPKGRTVIIEKSRRKPQVTKDGVSVAKSINFLDKAKNVGADLVKQVAEATNKVAGDGTTCATVLTQAIFKEGCKSVAAGVNVMDLRKGINMAIDAVIADLKSRALMISTPEEITQVATISANGESEIGEMIARAMEKVGKEGVITVEDGNTMYNELEVVEGMKLARGYISPYFVTDEKTKKCELENPLILIHEKKISDMEALVRVLELAVNRNRAVLIVAEDVDSESLTMLVLNKHRGGLKVCAIKSPGFGDNRRANLEDLAILTGGEIISEEYGTSLNKVQVDMLGSAKKVTVSVDDTIILHGGGDKKLIEERCEQLRTAFETSTAVFDKEKAQERLSKLSGGVAVFKVGGASEAEVGERKDRVTDALNATRAAVEEGIVHGGGIALLYATRSLKDLQTANEDQKRGVEIIENALKAPTFTIASNAGVDGALVVGKLLEQDDLNLGYDAASGEYVNMVKAGIIDPVKVIRTALLDAASVSILLTTTEAAIVDSKGEKNPLRNRMPNMDDMGY, via the exons ATGTACAGAGCCGCCGCTGCTATTGCTTCGCCATCCAG GTCATCTACCTCCAGGAGCTTGGTCAAG GTATGTAGTAGAGTTGTttctatcagaaattttgttgCCAAGGACGTTAACTTTGGGATCGGAGCTCGGGCAGCTATGTTAGCTGGAGTTGATGAGCTAGCCGAAGCAGTAAAAGTGACAATGGGTCCAAAG GGTCGCACTGTAATTATCGAGAAAAGTAGAAGGAAACCCCAGGTGACGAAGGATGGTGTTAGTGTAGCCAAAAGCATAAATTTTTTGGACAAGGCAAAAAACGTCGGTGCAGATCTTGTGAAGCAGGTTGCGGAGGCAACAAATAAGGTTGCTGGTGATG GTACCACTTGTGCTACTGTGCTCACTCAGGCAATATTCAAAGAAGGATGCAAATCAGTGGCTGCCGGTGTAAATGTGATGGACCTGCGAAAAGGTATCAACATGGCTATTGATGCTGTTATTGCAGATTTGAAGAGCAGAGCACTCATGATTAGTACCCCCGAAGAAATTACACAG GTGGCCACTATCTCTGCAAACGGTGAAAGTGAAATTGGTGAAATGATAGCCCGGGCTATGGAGAAAGTTGGGAAGGAAGGAGTAATTACAGTTGAG GATGGAAATACCATGTATAATGAGTTGGAAGTGGTGGAAGGGATGAAGCTAGCCCGTGGTTATATCTCTCCTTATTTTGTTACTGatgaaaaaaccaaaaaatgt GAACTTGAAAATCCTTTAATCCTAATCCACGAGAAGAAAATTTCGGACATGGAAGCACTTGTCAGAGTATTGGAACTGGCCGTGAAT AGAAACCGAGCTGTGTTGATTGTTGCAGAAGACGTGGATAGCGAGTCACTTACTATGCTTGTCCTCAACAAGCATCGTGGAGGTTTGAAG GTTTGTGCTATCAAATCTCCTGGTTTTGGAGATAACAGAAGGGCAAATTTAGAAGATCTTGCCATTCTCACAGGAGGAGAG ATTATAAGTGAAGAATATGGAACTAGCCTGAACAAAGTTCAGGTTGATATGCTTGGTTCTGCCAAAAAG GTAACAGTTTCAGTTGATGACACTATAATTCTACATGGAGGAGGGGATAAGAAACTGATTGAAGAAAGGTGCGAACAG TTAAGAACTGCCTTTGAGACTAGTACTGCAGTGTTTGACAAGGAGAAAGCACAAGAAAGGCTGTCAAAATTGTCTGGAGGTGTTGCAGTTTTCAAG GTTGGAGGGGCTAGCGAAGCAGAAGTTGGAGAAAGGAAGGATAGGGTAACAGATGCTCTTAATGCAACAAGGGCTGCTGTGGAGGAGGGCATTGTTCATG GGGGTGGCATTGCTCTTTTGTATGCCACTAGAAGTCTGAAGGACCTTCAAACTGCGAATGAGGACCAAAAGAGAGGCGTGGAAATAATTGAGAATGCTCTAAAG GCGCCTACTTTTACTATAGCCTCAAATGCTGGTGTTGATGGGGCTCTTGTTGTAGGCAAGCTATTGGAACAAGATGATCTGAATTTGGGCTATGATGCTGCATCAG GTGAATATGTTAACATGGTGAAGGCTGGAATTATAGATCCTGTGAAAGTTATTAGAACAGCTTTGTTAGATGCTGCAAG TGTCTCCATTCTATTGACTACTACCGAGGCAGCGATCGTGGACTCTAAAGGAGAGAAAAATCCCCTCAGAAATCGCATGCCGAACATGGATGACATGGGGTATTGA